The Georgenia sp. TF02-10 genome window below encodes:
- a CDS encoding TadA family conjugal transfer-associated ATPase, with translation MTAVGRVRTAVAQGVPLPAALAEGADGGAGPLGAGGLLRLDAEVRAHLRGAGELQPLLEDPSVTDVLVNGTEGVWVDRGHGLESVALTFPDAAAVRALAARLAAACGQRLDDASPVVDGSLPDGTRLHAVLPPLSATGTLISLRTHRAHGLTLDDLVRLGTVPAPLAPVLRALVARRTNVLVSGATGSGKTTLLAALLSLAGGDERIVCIEESAELRPDHPHVVHLQLRRANVQQVGEVPLSELVRAAMRMRPDRIVLGECRGAEVRDVLAALNTGHDGGWATVHANACADVPARLVALGALAGLAEATVAAQAASALDAVLHLRRDDAGARRLVEVAVLGRAGPELRTEPALLADRAGRVRSGPGWARLAARLGLDPGAVPGAEVAASGPVRAPVPAPVDGAAPVDVPAPVPAAGDGAAPVAVPAPVTARGDGAASVVGAAPVHGGAPRRGPVPARGGRHLMAAAAVGLLLALAALLLTRAPARPPRRRRRAPGHRAAGRRAAPRSTWASWSPRSPPGCAPGPTSSRPGRPRWPGPGCPTPPGPPGPTGPPTRPVRRRRCSPWPAPPPGPAGSGAASARRPRRAARHHRRLPAHRRDRGTAGGGPRPLRPRPDRGRAGPGRPGDRPRRAAGHRPAAGLAAAARADAGGGGRCRPARRPARRRGRHGVPPRRRRAHGRRPAVGGRPGAGRPAGGG, from the coding sequence GTGACCGCCGTCGGGCGGGTGCGCACCGCGGTGGCCCAGGGCGTCCCGCTGCCGGCCGCCCTCGCCGAGGGTGCCGACGGCGGGGCCGGCCCGCTGGGCGCCGGCGGGCTGCTGCGCCTGGACGCCGAGGTCCGCGCGCACCTGCGCGGCGCCGGGGAGCTCCAGCCGCTGCTGGAGGATCCGAGCGTGACCGACGTCCTGGTCAACGGCACCGAGGGGGTGTGGGTGGACCGCGGGCACGGGCTGGAGTCGGTGGCGCTGACGTTCCCCGACGCCGCCGCCGTCCGCGCGCTGGCCGCCCGGCTGGCCGCCGCCTGCGGGCAGCGGCTGGACGACGCCAGCCCGGTGGTGGACGGCTCGCTGCCCGATGGAACCCGGCTGCACGCCGTCCTGCCCCCGCTGTCCGCCACCGGCACGCTCATCTCGCTGCGCACCCACCGAGCCCATGGGCTCACCCTGGACGACCTCGTGCGCCTCGGCACCGTCCCCGCCCCGCTGGCGCCGGTGCTGCGCGCCCTGGTGGCCCGGCGCACCAACGTCCTGGTCTCCGGCGCCACCGGCTCGGGCAAGACCACGCTGCTGGCGGCGCTGCTGTCGCTGGCCGGCGGGGACGAGCGGATCGTGTGCATCGAAGAGTCCGCCGAGCTGCGCCCGGACCACCCGCACGTGGTGCACCTCCAGCTGCGCCGGGCGAACGTCCAGCAGGTCGGGGAGGTCCCGCTGAGCGAGCTGGTCCGCGCCGCGATGCGGATGCGGCCGGACCGGATCGTGCTCGGGGAGTGCCGCGGCGCCGAGGTCCGGGACGTGCTGGCCGCCCTGAACACCGGGCACGACGGCGGCTGGGCCACCGTGCACGCCAACGCCTGCGCCGACGTCCCCGCCCGGCTCGTCGCCCTCGGCGCGCTCGCCGGCCTGGCCGAGGCCACGGTCGCCGCCCAGGCCGCCAGCGCCCTGGACGCGGTGCTGCACCTGCGCCGGGACGACGCCGGCGCCCGGCGGCTGGTCGAGGTGGCCGTGCTGGGCCGGGCCGGGCCCGAGCTGCGCACCGAGCCGGCGCTGCTGGCCGACCGGGCCGGCCGGGTCCGCAGCGGCCCGGGCTGGGCCCGGCTCGCGGCCCGGCTGGGCCTGGACCCCGGCGCGGTCCCGGGCGCCGAGGTCGCGGCCTCCGGTCCCGTCCGGGCTCCCGTGCCGGCACCCGTCGACGGCGCCGCACCGGTCGACGTGCCGGCTCCCGTGCCGGCAGCCGGCGACGGCGCCGCACCGGTCGCCGTGCCGGCTCCCGTGACGGCACGCGGCGATGGCGCGGCATCCGTCGTCGGTGCGGCACCGGTCCACGGCGGGGCGCCGCGCCGTGGACCGGTGCCGGCACGCGGCGGGAGGCACCTGATGGCAGCGGCCGCCGTCGGGCTGCTGCTGGCGCTCGCCGCCCTGCTCCTCACCCGCGCCCCGGCCCGCCCGCCCCGGCGCCGCCGCCGGGCCCCCGGCCACCGCGCCGCCGGCCGGCGCGCCGCGCCCCGCTCGACCTGGGCGTCGTGGTCACCGAGGTCGCCACCCGGCTGCGCGCCGGGGCCGACGTCGAGTCGGCCTGGGCGGCCGCGCTGGCCCGGTCCGGGCTGCCCGACGCCGCCGGGGCCGCCGGGGCCGACGGGGCCACCGACCAGACCGGTGCGCCGACGGCGCTGCTCGCCCTGGCCGGCGCCGCCACCCGGTCCGGCCGGGTCCGGCGCCGCCTCGGCGAGGCGGCCCAGGCGCGCTGCCCGGCACCATCGCCGCCTGCCGGCTCACCGCCGAGATCGGGGCACCGCTGGCGGAGGTCCTCGACCGCTGCGCCCGCGGCCTGACCGAGGCCGGGCAGGCCCGGGCCGCCCGGGCGATCGCCCTCGCCGGGCCGCGGGCCACCGCCCGGCTGCTGGGCTGGCTGCCGCTGCTCGGGCTGATGCTGGGGGTGGCGGTCGGTGCCGACCCGCTCGCCGTCCTGCTCGGCGGCGGGGTCGGCACGGCGTGCCTCCTCGGCGGCGTCGGGCTCATGGTCGCCGGCCGGCGGTGGGCGGCCGCCCTGGAGCGGGCCGCCCGGCAGGCGGGGGATGA
- a CDS encoding YeiH family protein, whose product MTQPPAARPTPEPAPQQEQRPARLVERGGFWAGVGLCAVVALVAMGIGGLVPVMGGPVVGILLGLLLGRVLGRRTSALGPGLAFTSKKVLQAAVVLLGFGLSLGEVLEVGVGSLPVMVGTIAVALAGAALLGRWLGVDQETRTLVGVGTGICGASAIATVSAVTGAGGTAISLAVTTIFVFNVLAAVLFPFLGHLLGMSQESFGLWAGTAINDTSSVVAAATVYGAAATSYAVVVKLSRTLLIVPISVWLAVRTHLAASRAARAGAAEAGGQPGGPAGAGAGAAGTATGPPTGRGRLPWRTLVPTFLVLFLLAAAVNSLGLVPDGAQAPIRWLTVLLTTMAMTAIGMLTPIDALRRSGWRPLALGGILWVAVALSSLGLQALTGTL is encoded by the coding sequence GTGACCCAGCCCCCGGCCGCCCGCCCGACGCCAGAGCCCGCCCCGCAGCAGGAGCAGCGCCCTGCCCGTTTGGTGGAGCGCGGGGGGTTCTGGGCGGGCGTGGGGCTGTGCGCCGTCGTCGCGCTCGTGGCGATGGGCATCGGCGGGCTCGTCCCCGTCATGGGCGGGCCGGTCGTGGGGATCCTGCTCGGTCTCCTCCTCGGCCGCGTCCTCGGCCGGCGCACGTCCGCGCTGGGCCCGGGCCTGGCGTTCACGTCCAAGAAGGTGCTCCAGGCCGCCGTCGTCCTCCTCGGGTTCGGGCTGTCGCTGGGCGAGGTGCTCGAGGTCGGCGTGGGTTCGTTGCCGGTCATGGTCGGCACGATCGCGGTGGCCCTCGCCGGCGCGGCGCTCCTCGGCCGCTGGCTCGGCGTCGACCAGGAGACGCGCACCCTCGTCGGGGTGGGGACCGGCATCTGCGGCGCCTCGGCGATTGCCACGGTGAGCGCGGTCACCGGTGCGGGCGGCACGGCGATCTCGCTCGCGGTGACGACGATCTTCGTGTTCAACGTCCTGGCCGCCGTCCTCTTTCCCTTCCTCGGTCACCTGCTGGGCATGAGCCAGGAGTCCTTCGGCCTGTGGGCGGGGACGGCGATCAACGACACCTCCTCGGTCGTCGCGGCTGCGACCGTCTACGGCGCGGCGGCCACCTCCTACGCCGTCGTCGTCAAGCTCTCCCGGACGCTCCTGATCGTGCCGATCTCCGTGTGGCTGGCCGTGCGGACGCACCTGGCGGCAAGCCGCGCGGCCCGGGCGGGCGCGGCCGAGGCCGGTGGGCAGCCCGGCGGCCCGGCCGGCGCGGGGGCGGGAGCCGCGGGGACCGCCACGGGGCCGCCGACCGGGCGGGGGCGCCTGCCGTGGCGCACGCTCGTCCCGACGTTCCTCGTCCTCTTCCTCCTCGCGGCGGCCGTGAACAGCCTGGGCCTGGTGCCGGACGGGGCGCAGGCACCGATCAGGTGGCTGACGGTCCTGCTGACGACGATGGCGATGACGGCGATCGGGATGCTCACGCCCATCGACGCGCTGCGCCGGTCCGGCTGGCGGCCCCTGGCGCTCGGCGGGATCCTCTGGGTCGCCGTCGCCCTGAGCAGCCTAGGGCTGCAGGCGCTCACCGGGACGCTCTGA
- a CDS encoding cell filamentation protein Fic, whose amino-acid sequence MAADVSAALARLAALDGVPAAAAEAAAAAAAVRWHPGLRRRWREARAETAVRSAVASGAVEGAHVPVDWLRAVVAAGPPAGSGDRPGEAGDDGPRGAGEGPAGDGDGPAEATVRAAWRAQVHVGDLLGDLGAPGPAPVAPAAQVLAGLHRDLTAHLVPGHLSAAVVGRPRPDAVDRLGTVLEAMDATAAPALVRVGVVHAEIVTAAPFGVADGLLARAVARLLAVRSGLEPTGVAVLDAHPAADPAGYRRALAGYASGTPAGVASWLTYQAQAVVVGAAAGAAVADAVLAGRLGAGDEAAAPREPAG is encoded by the coding sequence ATGGCCGCCGACGTCTCCGCCGCGCTCGCCCGGCTCGCCGCCCTGGACGGGGTCCCCGCGGCGGCCGCGGAGGCCGCCGCGGCGGCGGCCGCGGTGCGCTGGCACCCCGGCCTGCGGCGCCGGTGGCGGGAGGCGCGGGCGGAGACCGCGGTGCGGTCCGCCGTCGCGAGCGGCGCCGTCGAGGGGGCGCACGTGCCGGTGGACTGGCTGCGGGCGGTGGTCGCGGCCGGCCCGCCCGCCGGGTCCGGCGACCGGCCGGGCGAGGCGGGAGATGACGGGCCGCGCGGGGCGGGGGAGGGGCCGGCAGGGGACGGTGACGGGCCCGCCGAGGCCACGGTCCGGGCCGCCTGGCGGGCGCAGGTCCACGTCGGGGACCTCCTCGGCGACCTCGGCGCCCCCGGTCCCGCCCCGGTCGCTCCTGCCGCGCAGGTGCTCGCCGGGCTGCACCGCGACCTCACCGCCCACCTGGTCCCCGGCCACCTGTCCGCCGCGGTGGTGGGCCGCCCCCGTCCGGACGCCGTCGACCGGCTGGGGACGGTCCTCGAGGCGATGGACGCGACGGCGGCCCCGGCGCTCGTCCGGGTGGGCGTGGTGCACGCCGAGATCGTCACCGCGGCGCCGTTCGGCGTGGCCGACGGGCTGCTGGCCCGCGCCGTCGCCCGGCTGCTCGCGGTGCGCAGCGGCCTGGAGCCGACCGGCGTCGCCGTGCTGGACGCTCACCCCGCGGCCGACCCGGCCGGGTACCGCCGCGCCCTGGCCGGTTACGCCAGCGGCACGCCGGCGGGGGTGGCGTCCTGGCTGACCTACCAGGCTCAGGCGGTGGTCGTGGGTGCCGCCGCCGGGGCGGCGGTGGCCGACGCCGTGCTGGCCGGCCGCCTGGGCGCCGGTGACGAGGCCGCGGCGCCGCGCGAACCCGCGGGGTGA
- a CDS encoding TadE family type IV pilus minor pilin → MSGPHARVGGRRGARPPGHRGGPGHRPTDRGGVTAELALVLPAVVLLLVVLLVAAAAAVSQVRVADAARAGARAAALGEPAAVITSVAEHLAGPAATVRVGRDQGYVVVTVTRELPGLLAVTDLTARATARAVPEPGEGP, encoded by the coding sequence ATGAGCGGGCCCCACGCCCGGGTGGGTGGGCGCCGCGGCGCCCGCCCGCCCGGGCACCGCGGCGGACCGGGGCACCGGCCGACCGACCGGGGCGGCGTCACCGCCGAGCTGGCCCTGGTGCTGCCGGCGGTCGTGCTGCTCCTGGTGGTCCTGCTGGTGGCGGCCGCCGCCGCGGTCAGCCAGGTCCGCGTCGCCGACGCCGCCCGGGCGGGGGCCCGGGCGGCCGCCCTCGGCGAGCCGGCCGCGGTCATCACCTCGGTCGCCGAGCACCTGGCCGGGCCCGCCGCGACGGTCCGGGTGGGCCGGGACCAGGGCTACGTCGTCGTGACGGTCACCCGGGAGCTGCCCGGCCTGCTCGCGGTGACGGACCTGACCGCCCGGGCCACCGCCCGGGCCGTGCCGGAGCCCGGGGAGGGGCCGTGA
- a CDS encoding type II secretion system F family protein, with protein MVDVAVLLDLADAALAAGSSVPGTLQALGRALDPGPAAPARPAGPSGPLRAPGAGRDGVEVAAALRQAGAALLLGADWAEAWAGAPAGLAPLADALQPAWVSGAAPGPLLQRAAEALRAGRHQQAQEAAARLGVRLVLPLGLCFLPAFVLLGVVPVVIAAGGRVLGG; from the coding sequence GTGGTCGACGTCGCCGTCCTGCTCGACCTGGCCGACGCCGCGCTCGCCGCCGGCTCCTCCGTCCCGGGCACCCTGCAGGCCCTCGGTCGGGCGCTGGACCCCGGCCCGGCCGCGCCGGCGCGCCCGGCGGGGCCGTCCGGCCCGCTGCGGGCCCCTGGCGCCGGGCGCGACGGGGTCGAGGTGGCCGCCGCGCTGCGCCAGGCCGGGGCCGCGCTGCTGCTCGGCGCCGACTGGGCGGAGGCGTGGGCCGGAGCCCCGGCCGGGCTGGCCCCGCTCGCCGACGCCCTGCAGCCGGCCTGGGTCTCCGGCGCCGCCCCCGGGCCGTTGCTGCAGCGGGCCGCCGAGGCGCTGCGCGCCGGGCGCCACCAGCAGGCCCAGGAGGCGGCCGCCCGCCTCGGCGTCCGTCTCGTGCTGCCCCTCGGGCTGTGCTTCCTGCCGGCGTTCGTGCTCCTCGGCGTCGTCCCGGTGGTCATCGCCGCCGGCGGCCGGGTGCTCGGCGGCTGA
- a CDS encoding DUF4244 domain-containing protein, giving the protein MKTVRRRWGTVRVALVRRVAAVRETGEAGMATAEYAIGTVAAASLASILLWILKSEWVRELISDLIRKALGLG; this is encoded by the coding sequence ATGAAGACTGTTCGACGGCGGTGGGGCACGGTGCGGGTGGCGCTGGTGCGGCGGGTGGCCGCCGTGCGGGAGACCGGTGAGGCGGGCATGGCGACGGCGGAGTACGCCATCGGCACGGTCGCCGCCGCCTCCCTCGCGAGCATCCTGCTGTGGATCCTCAAGAGCGAGTGGGTGCGAGAGCTCATCTCGGACCTCATCCGCAAGGCGCTCGGGCTGGGATGA
- a CDS encoding helix-turn-helix domain-containing protein — protein MSTSYNATVELDMLGRKAPDSLVEHVIDDLAEYAAAVTTAPTGHLAIILSVDAASLTQAVRTAVAVAESSTGRTVVAVAAMTTDDFYARAGLEPVPELLSVTQAAEQLGTSRQAVLQRLETGSLAGQKVGNAWVVQRAAVDRREPRPAARG, from the coding sequence ATGAGCACCAGCTACAACGCCACCGTCGAGCTCGACATGCTCGGCAGGAAGGCCCCCGACTCTCTCGTCGAGCACGTCATCGACGACCTCGCTGAGTACGCCGCCGCGGTCACCACCGCCCCGACCGGGCACCTCGCGATCATCCTGTCCGTCGACGCCGCCAGCCTCACCCAGGCCGTCCGCACCGCCGTGGCCGTGGCCGAGAGCAGCACCGGACGCACCGTCGTCGCGGTGGCGGCCATGACCACCGACGACTTCTACGCGCGTGCCGGGCTGGAGCCGGTGCCGGAGCTGTTGTCGGTCACCCAGGCGGCCGAGCAGCTGGGCACGTCGCGCCAGGCGGTGCTCCAGCGCCTGGAGACCGGGAGCCTGGCGGGGCAGAAGGTCGGAAACGCGTGGGTGGTGCAGCGGGCCGCCGTCGACAGGAGGGAGCCGCGCCCTGCTGCGAGGGGGTAG
- a CDS encoding DEAD/DEAH box helicase, translating to MPGPDLLALLRRLGADDGRLVHVEQLPARPGTTAPWPAWADPDVVAGYRRTGVPHPWVHQVAAAEAAWAGRHTVIATGTGSGKSLAAWLPALSAVREAGRTGGAAQAAGAAADGAGPRGRGAAGDGGTARAAGRAGAVGVAARGRPAGTRSPTTLYLAPTKALAADQLAGLERLLAAAGLADEVRVSACDGDTPLTERDWARAHADVVLSNPDFLHYSLLPGHRRWHRLLRGLRYVVVDECHAYRGVLGAHVAAVLRRLLRLAEHYGARPTVVCASATTAEPALTAARLVGVAPEDVVAVTEDTAPAGRRAVALWQPALAEGAAAAWPGQGVDVLTGPAAAGTAETGTEETEGPRRSAGTEAAELLADLVRAGARTLVFVRSRTGAEVIAEQARTRLRPVDPDLAARVATYRGGYLPEERRALERALRSGELLALATTNALELGVDVAGLDAVVIAGWPGTRVSLWQQAGRAGRAGAEGVAVLVASENPLDAYLVHHPEAIFGAGVEATTFDPANPYVLAPHLCAAAAELALTEPDLARFGLADADLLAALVDRGLLRRRPTGWFWNIARPERPQDLTGLRGGDAAPVAVVEAGTGAVLGTVDGDRADATVHPGAVYVHQGSTFVVEELTDDVALVHPAADLGYRTKARGSSSVRILAERDAAVWPAGGGSAAGGPVPAGAPRAGVAAESPGGAGGAGGEVAAGAPAQGPERTPADVPGGVPTEVSGDVPDEAPDGVRWSFGDVEVTSQVTGYDRRRLPGLDIIGSYPLDMPERVLETRAVWWTVSEAACSAAGLTADRLPGSLHAAEHASIGLLPLLATCDRWDIGGLSTARHPQTGQPTVFVHDGYPGGAGFAERGYRAAAAWLRATLDAITSCGCLDGCPSCVQSPKCGNANSPLDKAGAVTLLRLLLRHAPA from the coding sequence GTGCCCGGACCGGACCTGCTCGCCCTGCTCCGCCGGCTGGGCGCCGACGACGGGCGGCTGGTGCACGTCGAGCAGCTCCCCGCCCGGCCCGGCACCACCGCCCCCTGGCCGGCCTGGGCCGACCCCGACGTCGTCGCCGGGTACCGCCGCACCGGCGTGCCGCACCCGTGGGTGCACCAGGTGGCGGCGGCGGAGGCGGCCTGGGCCGGCCGGCACACCGTCATCGCCACCGGCACCGGGTCCGGCAAGTCCCTGGCCGCCTGGCTGCCGGCGCTGTCCGCCGTGCGCGAGGCTGGACGGACCGGCGGCGCGGCGCAGGCCGCCGGTGCTGCCGCCGACGGCGCCGGGCCGCGTGGCCGTGGTGCGGCGGGCGACGGCGGTACGGCGCGGGCCGCCGGCAGGGCGGGCGCCGTCGGGGTCGCGGCTCGCGGCCGCCCGGCCGGCACCCGCTCCCCGACCACCCTCTACCTCGCCCCGACCAAGGCCCTGGCCGCCGACCAGCTCGCCGGGCTGGAGCGCCTGCTCGCCGCCGCCGGCCTCGCCGACGAGGTCCGGGTGAGCGCCTGCGACGGGGACACCCCGCTGACCGAGCGGGACTGGGCCCGCGCGCACGCCGACGTCGTGCTGTCCAACCCCGACTTCCTGCACTACTCGCTGCTGCCCGGGCACCGGCGCTGGCACCGGCTGCTGCGCGGGCTGCGCTACGTGGTGGTGGACGAGTGCCACGCCTACCGGGGGGTGCTCGGCGCCCACGTCGCGGCGGTGCTGCGGCGGCTGCTGCGCCTGGCCGAGCACTACGGCGCCCGGCCCACGGTGGTGTGCGCCTCGGCCACCACCGCCGAGCCGGCGCTGACCGCCGCCCGGCTCGTCGGGGTGGCGCCCGAGGACGTCGTCGCGGTCACCGAGGACACCGCGCCCGCCGGGCGGCGGGCGGTGGCGCTGTGGCAGCCGGCCCTCGCCGAGGGGGCGGCGGCGGCCTGGCCCGGGCAGGGCGTGGACGTGCTGACCGGCCCGGCGGCGGCCGGCACGGCGGAGACCGGCACGGAGGAGACCGAGGGGCCGCGCCGCAGCGCCGGCACCGAGGCCGCCGAGCTGCTCGCCGACCTCGTCCGGGCCGGCGCCCGCACGCTCGTGTTCGTCCGCTCCCGGACCGGGGCGGAGGTGATCGCCGAGCAGGCCCGCACCCGCCTCCGGCCGGTGGACCCCGACCTGGCCGCGCGGGTGGCCACCTACCGGGGCGGGTACCTGCCCGAGGAGCGCCGCGCCCTCGAGCGGGCGCTGCGCTCCGGGGAGCTGCTGGCGCTGGCGACGACCAACGCCCTCGAGCTCGGGGTGGACGTGGCCGGCCTGGACGCCGTCGTCATCGCCGGCTGGCCGGGCACCCGGGTCTCCCTCTGGCAGCAGGCGGGCCGGGCCGGCCGCGCCGGCGCGGAGGGCGTCGCGGTGCTGGTGGCGAGCGAGAACCCGCTGGACGCCTACCTCGTGCACCACCCCGAGGCGATCTTCGGCGCCGGCGTGGAGGCCACCACGTTCGACCCCGCCAACCCCTACGTGCTGGCGCCCCACCTGTGCGCGGCGGCCGCCGAGCTGGCGCTGACCGAGCCGGACCTCGCCCGGTTCGGGCTGGCGGACGCCGACCTGCTCGCCGCGCTTGTCGACCGCGGCCTGCTGCGCCGCCGCCCGACCGGCTGGTTCTGGAACATCGCCCGGCCGGAGCGGCCGCAGGACCTGACCGGGCTGCGCGGCGGGGACGCGGCCCCGGTGGCGGTCGTCGAGGCCGGGACCGGGGCGGTGCTCGGCACGGTCGACGGCGACCGGGCGGACGCCACCGTCCACCCCGGCGCGGTCTACGTCCACCAGGGCAGCACGTTCGTGGTGGAGGAGCTGACCGACGACGTCGCCCTGGTCCACCCCGCCGCGGACCTGGGGTACCGGACCAAGGCCCGGGGGTCCTCATCGGTGCGCATCCTTGCCGAGCGGGACGCGGCGGTGTGGCCGGCCGGGGGCGGGTCCGCCGCGGGCGGTCCCGTCCCCGCCGGCGCCCCGCGCGCCGGGGTGGCGGCCGAGAGCCCGGGCGGGGCTGGCGGGGCGGGCGGCGAGGTCGCGGCGGGCGCGCCGGCCCAGGGCCCGGAACGGACACCGGCCGACGTCCCGGGCGGCGTACCGACCGAGGTCTCCGGTGACGTGCCCGACGAAGCTCCGGACGGGGTGCGCTGGTCCTTCGGGGACGTGGAGGTGACCAGCCAGGTCACCGGGTACGACCGCCGTCGGCTGCCCGGCCTGGACATCATCGGGTCCTACCCGCTCGACATGCCCGAGCGGGTGCTGGAGACCCGGGCGGTGTGGTGGACGGTCAGCGAGGCCGCGTGCAGCGCCGCCGGGCTGACCGCGGACCGCCTGCCCGGGTCGCTGCACGCCGCCGAGCACGCCTCGATCGGCCTGCTGCCCCTGCTGGCTACCTGCGACCGGTGGGACATCGGCGGGCTGTCCACCGCACGGCACCCGCAGACCGGGCAGCCCACCGTCTTCGTCCACGACGGCTACCCCGGCGGGGCCGGCTTCGCCGAGCGCGGCTACCGGGCGGCCGCGGCGTGGCTGCGGGCCACCCTCGACGCCATCACCTCCTGCGGCTGCCTGGACGGCTGCCCCAGCTGCGTGCAGTCGCCCAAGTGCGGCAACGCCAACTCCCCGCTGGACAAGGCCGGGGCGGTGACGCTGCTGCGGCTGCTGCTGCGCCACGCGCCGGCCTGA
- a CDS encoding Rv3654c family TadE-like protein, translating to MTGRTGSGGVGRACSRPGTPPRAGGVRRPGRDRDRGSGTVLALGLIAVLMVLTLAVVGLARAVHARGTAQTAADLGALAAAAAVQRPTGTEPCVAARTVVAANDAELTGCTVTGEVAVVSTAAAVAGVGGGDAGAGGRLLARATARAGPAP from the coding sequence GTGACCGGCCGCACCGGTAGCGGCGGCGTGGGGCGCGCCTGCTCCCGGCCCGGCACCCCGCCACGGGCCGGCGGCGTGCGGCGCCCCGGCCGGGACCGCGACCGCGGCTCCGGCACCGTGCTCGCGCTGGGCCTGATCGCGGTGCTCATGGTGCTCACCCTGGCCGTGGTGGGCCTGGCCCGCGCGGTCCACGCCCGCGGCACCGCGCAGACCGCGGCCGACCTCGGCGCGCTGGCCGCCGCCGCGGCGGTGCAGCGGCCCACCGGCACCGAGCCGTGCGTCGCCGCCCGGACGGTGGTGGCGGCCAACGACGCCGAGCTCACCGGCTGCACGGTGACCGGGGAGGTCGCGGTGGTCAGCACGGCTGCGGCGGTCGCCGGCGTCGGCGGTGGTGACGCGGGCGCCGGCGGCCGGCTGCTGGCGCGGGCCACCGCCCGAGCCGGCCCTGCGCCGTGA
- the ssd gene encoding septum site-determining protein Ssd, with the protein MAPAEHPQVLLRTDQPDVQAQVRRLTDLAGLDLMVVAAGRGGPPAAVVLDDDGTELHLRVDPDRTTPLPGTGPVPATVRLPRDAGALLDVLVAAGTPYRARTVGVLGAHGGAGASVLAAGLARAAVAAGAATALVDLDPAGGGLDVLLGLEHDPGQRWGDLQAERGALLPERLALALPTWQLVRVLSGDRRGGVTPTGLVVRSAVRALGQGHDVVVLDLPRELLAGGPAAELWLPWCEHLLLLTTGGVRGWAAAHAAAQALPGQDLRLVVRGAADADALAAAVGLPLAAHLREERSLPGAIEHGLTPGDQRRGPVRTTARALVASLGLVP; encoded by the coding sequence ATGGCCCCCGCGGAGCACCCGCAGGTCCTCCTGCGCACCGACCAGCCGGACGTCCAGGCGCAGGTGCGCCGGCTCACCGACCTCGCCGGCCTGGACCTGATGGTGGTGGCCGCCGGCCGGGGCGGTCCGCCGGCCGCCGTCGTCCTGGACGACGACGGCACCGAGCTGCACCTGCGGGTGGACCCGGACCGGACCACTCCGCTGCCCGGCACCGGCCCGGTGCCGGCGACCGTCCGCCTGCCCCGCGACGCCGGCGCGCTGCTGGACGTGCTCGTCGCCGCCGGCACCCCCTACCGGGCCCGCACCGTGGGGGTGCTCGGCGCGCACGGCGGCGCCGGGGCGTCGGTGCTCGCCGCCGGCCTGGCCCGCGCCGCGGTGGCCGCCGGGGCGGCGACGGCGCTGGTGGACCTCGACCCGGCCGGCGGCGGGCTGGACGTCCTGCTCGGCCTCGAGCACGACCCGGGCCAGCGGTGGGGGGACCTGCAGGCCGAGCGCGGCGCGCTGCTGCCCGAGCGGCTCGCCCTCGCCCTGCCCACCTGGCAGCTGGTCCGGGTGCTCTCCGGGGACCGGCGCGGCGGCGTCACCCCCACCGGGCTGGTGGTCCGCTCGGCGGTCCGGGCCCTGGGCCAGGGGCACGACGTCGTCGTGCTGGACCTGCCGCGCGAGCTCCTCGCCGGCGGGCCGGCGGCCGAGCTGTGGCTGCCGTGGTGCGAGCACCTGCTGCTGCTCACCACCGGCGGGGTCCGCGGGTGGGCGGCCGCGCACGCCGCCGCGCAGGCCCTGCCCGGGCAGGACCTGCGCCTGGTGGTCCGCGGCGCCGCCGACGCCGACGCCCTGGCCGCCGCCGTCGGGCTGCCGCTGGCCGCGCACCTGCGGGAGGAGCGCAGCCTGCCCGGCGCCATCGAGCACGGCCTCACCCCCGGGGACCAGCGCCGCGGGCCGGTCCGGACCACCGCCCGGGCCCTGGTCGCCAGCCTGGGGCTGGTGCCGTGA